From a single Glycine soja cultivar W05 chromosome 19, ASM419377v2, whole genome shotgun sequence genomic region:
- the LOC114399523 gene encoding 18 kDa seed maturation protein: MQGGKKAGESIKETATNIGASAKAGMEKTKATVQEKAERMTARDPVQKELATQKKEAKMNQAELDKQAARQHNTAAKQSATTAGHMGHGHHTTGTGTGTATYSTTGEYGQPMGAHQTSAMPGHGTGQPTGHVTEGVVGSHPIGTNRGPGGTATAHNTRAGGKPNDYGYGTGGT, from the exons ATGCAGGGAGGAAAGAAAGCGGGAGAGTCCATTAAGGAAACAGCTACAAACATTGGTGCTTCTGCCAAGGCTGGCATGGAGAAGACCAAGGCCACTGTCCAAGAGAAG GCAGAAAGAATGACAGCACGTGATCCGGTGCAAAAGGAGTTGGCAACCCAAAAGAAAGAGGCAAAGATGAACCAGGCGGAGCTGGACAAGCAGGCGGCGCGTCAGCATAACACGGCGGCCAAACAGTCCGCCACCACGGCTGGGCACATGGGACATGGCCACCACACCACCGGAACCGGGACTGGAACCGCCACGTATTCCACCACCGGGGAATATGGTCAGCCCATGGGGGCCCACCAGACGTCGGCAATGCCTGGCCATGGAACCGGGCAGCCCACGGGCCATGTCACCGAAGGAGTGGTGGGCTCACATCCCATTGGAACCAACAGAGGGCCGGGTGGGACCGCTACAGCTCATAATACCCGTGCGGGTGGAAAGCCGAATGATTATGGGTATGGGACTGGGGGTACTTAA